From the genome of Scytonema hofmannii PCC 7110, one region includes:
- a CDS encoding NAD-dependent epimerase/dehydratase family protein, whose product MKTLVTGANGFTGSHLVRALQKQGNTVIGLVRKSSNLTRLENLNVELVYGDITDKEALQSAMVDTDTVFHTAAYVELGIVNEAEMERVNVEGTRAVLEVARETGVSKLVYCSTIGVFGDTKGQAVNETFQRTQKHFSSAYDRTKYQAQQLVDRAVEAGFHAVSVLPSGIFGADDPHFGPVMDLFCKGRLKVWAGGDRITGIVHVDDLADAMILAAKKGKPGDYYIISAGDLTLREMFAIVSQETGIPAPREVPKPLVRLAGNLLDPIGRLLKWQPPISRERVHYIYDRCVRVDATKARNELGWHPRSVTETLRELVVSC is encoded by the coding sequence ATGAAAACGTTGGTGACTGGAGCTAATGGATTTACTGGTTCTCATTTAGTGAGGGCTTTGCAAAAGCAAGGCAACACTGTTATTGGATTAGTACGTAAATCTAGTAATTTAACCCGTCTTGAGAATCTTAACGTAGAATTGGTTTACGGTGATATTACTGACAAAGAGGCATTACAATCAGCAATGGTTGATACAGATACTGTTTTTCACACTGCTGCTTATGTGGAGCTAGGAATTGTCAATGAAGCCGAGATGGAGCGGGTAAATGTAGAGGGGACGCGAGCCGTTTTAGAAGTAGCTCGAGAAACTGGCGTATCTAAGCTAGTTTATTGTAGCACTATTGGTGTATTCGGCGATACAAAAGGTCAAGCAGTGAATGAAACTTTCCAAAGAACGCAAAAGCACTTTTCCTCTGCTTACGATCGCACGAAATACCAAGCTCAACAATTAGTAGATCGAGCTGTTGAAGCTGGTTTTCATGCTGTTAGCGTTCTTCCCTCTGGAATATTTGGTGCTGATGACCCGCACTTTGGTCCGGTTATGGATCTGTTTTGCAAAGGAAGGCTCAAAGTGTGGGCTGGTGGCGATCGCATCACAGGGATTGTCCATGTTGACGATCTTGCAGATGCAATGATTTTAGCGGCAAAAAAAGGTAAACCAGGAGATTACTATATTATTTCTGCTGGTGATTTAACACTGCGCGAAATGTTTGCGATTGTCTCCCAAGAAACAGGTATTCCAGCGCCTCGTGAAGTTCCCAAACCCCTAGTGAGATTGGCGGGAAACTTACTCGACCCAATTGGACGGTTGCTGAAATGGCAACCACCCATCAGTCGGGAACGCGTTCACTATATATATGACCGATGTGTCCGAGTAGATGCTACCAAAGCCCGTAATGAGCTGGGCTGGCATCCTCGTTCAGTCACAGAAACTCTTCGTGAGTTAGTTGTTAGTTGTTAG
- a CDS encoding FtsX-like permease family protein, whose translation MANVRLKKFINIPAFLMVSIARKNLLEDIPRFLAAQAGIMFAVSLVTIQTGIFNGFTRSSTKLINNSSADIWVASDSMIYLDLTLPMPLAHINLARVVPGVANAEALIATGGVWRHPMGRIAPVRVIGFDPDGQLFTPNNIIQGSKNALKEPYTVIVDTFNTESLSVRRVGDKAQVNTLPVRLVGFTQGNRSIASNPYMFTSLENATAYVSSGKTSNVSCRMQSGSKDIQCTTTYVDPEKNTTPAPKPLSSLDPITYILIQAQPGQDLQALKKRLNAALPNTQAYTRAEMIKRTEVYWQKRTGIGFILGLGATVGIIVGAIVVGQILYSSVSEHLKEFGTLKAMGASDWAIYSVIVEQAIWMAVLGYIPGITLCFGVATWTLASQGILILITPKTAIAVFGVTIIMCTGAAIFAIQKVTRLDPATIFNK comes from the coding sequence ACAGGCAGGTATTATGTTTGCCGTTAGCCTAGTGACTATTCAAACTGGTATCTTTAATGGGTTTACGCGCTCCTCTACTAAATTAATTAACAATTCTAGTGCTGATATTTGGGTAGCGTCTGACAGCATGATTTACCTTGACCTCACGCTGCCAATGCCTTTAGCGCACATCAATTTAGCTAGAGTTGTCCCTGGTGTTGCAAATGCAGAAGCGCTGATTGCCACTGGAGGAGTATGGCGTCACCCCATGGGGAGAATAGCTCCAGTCAGAGTGATTGGATTCGATCCAGATGGGCAATTGTTTACACCTAATAATATCATCCAAGGCAGTAAAAATGCCCTGAAAGAGCCGTATACTGTAATAGTAGATACATTTAATACAGAATCTTTAAGTGTACGACGTGTAGGTGATAAAGCACAAGTCAATACTTTGCCTGTACGTCTGGTTGGCTTCACTCAAGGAAACCGCTCCATTGCATCGAATCCTTATATGTTTACTTCTCTAGAAAACGCCACTGCTTACGTAAGTTCTGGTAAAACTTCTAATGTGTCTTGTCGAATGCAATCGGGTTCAAAAGACATTCAATGTACCACCACTTACGTAGATCCAGAGAAGAACACTACTCCCGCACCAAAACCTTTATCTTCATTAGACCCCATCACCTATATCCTAATTCAAGCTCAGCCCGGTCAGGATTTGCAGGCACTCAAGAAAAGACTAAACGCTGCCTTACCCAATACCCAAGCCTACACCCGTGCAGAAATGATTAAAAGAACTGAGGTTTACTGGCAAAAGCGAACTGGTATTGGATTCATTTTAGGGCTGGGTGCAACAGTGGGAATCATTGTAGGAGCCATTGTTGTTGGTCAAATACTTTATTCCTCCGTGTCAGAACATCTCAAGGAGTTTGGCACACTCAAAGCAATGGGTGCATCTGATTGGGCGATTTACAGCGTCATTGTTGAGCAAGCTATATGGATGGCTGTTCTAGGTTATATCCCAGGTATTACACTTTGCTTCGGAGTCGCCACTTGGACATTGGCAAGTCAAGGCATCCTAATTTTAATTACACCAAAAACCGCGATCGCAGTTTTTGGTGTCACTATTATCATGTGTACTGGCGCAGCCATTTTTGCCATTCAAAAAGTCACCCGTCTCGATCCCGCCACAATATTTAATAAATAG
- a CDS encoding aromatic ring-hydroxylating oxygenase subunit alpha, translated as MELATTLKSQTVQNRVREVGINPNYWYPVLWADQLKAGNVLPVVVWHQAIVIYRDLSGQLHALEDACPHKGVALHKGKVQGYNLACPYHGWEFDGSGECVNIPYLPKGQKLPCAQARSYPIQERYNLIWIFPGDSVLSGKCELLKVPEFDQPEWLMVPIPAHFKAHFSICNENTMDVFHGYLHQELQGWFNPILINLQATESSVRSDYRVSYKGVLTQFLGLSEKATGVTTRTISIHYSYPHYHSSLEGVSSLYLMRLPVGLTETRSFSLFFLKVRLPRWILQPTKTLLAKLIWRFLFRKFLDQDIQMIESEQQTYLANPQRRYVEINPAIIALQRVIVSQYEKFIRNSN; from the coding sequence ATGGAACTAGCCACAACCCTCAAAAGCCAAACAGTTCAAAACCGTGTTCGTGAAGTTGGTATCAACCCAAATTACTGGTATCCAGTCCTCTGGGCCGACCAACTCAAAGCTGGTAACGTTCTGCCTGTGGTAGTCTGGCACCAGGCAATAGTTATCTATCGCGATCTAAGCGGTCAACTCCACGCCTTGGAGGATGCTTGTCCTCACAAGGGAGTTGCACTGCATAAGGGGAAAGTTCAAGGTTACAACCTTGCTTGTCCTTATCATGGTTGGGAATTTGATGGAAGTGGTGAGTGCGTAAACATCCCTTATCTGCCAAAAGGGCAAAAACTTCCCTGCGCCCAAGCCCGCAGTTATCCAATTCAGGAAAGATATAACCTGATTTGGATATTTCCGGGTGATAGTGTCTTATCTGGGAAATGCGAATTGCTCAAAGTTCCAGAATTCGACCAGCCCGAATGGTTGATGGTGCCAATTCCTGCCCACTTTAAAGCACATTTCTCCATTTGTAATGAAAACACAATGGATGTCTTTCATGGGTATTTACACCAAGAACTACAGGGCTGGTTCAATCCTATTTTGATTAACTTACAGGCAACCGAATCCTCAGTGCGTTCTGATTACAGAGTTTCTTACAAAGGTGTTCTGACTCAGTTTTTAGGATTGAGTGAGAAAGCAACTGGAGTCACAACTCGCACTATTTCAATTCACTACAGCTACCCCCACTATCACAGCTCCCTTGAAGGAGTTTCCTCATTGTATTTAATGAGATTGCCCGTCGGTCTAACGGAAACGCGATCGTTTTCCCTTTTCTTTCTCAAAGTTCGCCTTCCAAGGTGGATACTTCAGCCGACCAAGACACTCTTAGCTAAGTTGATCTGGCGTTTCTTGTTTCGTAAATTTCTCGACCAAGATATACAGATGATTGAGAGCGAACAGCAAACATATCTTGCCAATCCTCAGAGGCGTTATGTCGAAATCAACCCTGCTATTATTGCCCTCCAACGAGTTATTGTCTCTCAATACGAAAAATTTATACGGAATAGCAATTAA
- a CDS encoding B12-binding domain-containing radical SAM protein, protein MRVLLLYPLFPKSFWSFDKAIELIGRKVSFPPLGIITVAAILPQTWEFRLVDRNVRFETESDWNWADLVIVSGMIVQKSDMLQVIREAKRRGKLVATGGPYVTSVPKDAEETGADFLVLDEGEITLSMLVEALERGETRGVFSANGEKPDVTVTPIPRYDLLELNAYSDMSVQFSRGCPFQCEFCDIIVLYGRKPRTKAPSQLLAELQFLYNLGWRGSVFIVDDNFIGNKRNVKLLLRELIPWLADRGYPFKFSTEASVDLAQDSELLDLMIAANFGSVFVGIETPDTDSLTLTQKFQNTRHSLVESVQTINRAGLRVMAGFIIGFDGEKTGAGDRIIDFVEATAIPQAMCSMLQALPNTALWHRLQKEGRLLNEDANINQTTLTNFIPSRSLKELAEEYMRCFWELYEPKRYLARVFRHFIVMQPSPIKKKFRIPELKYIQAFLIICWRQGIKRDTRFQFWRQLFSIIWHNPGVFESYIVNCAHLEHFTEYRQIVRNEIQEQLDKCLKTSPPLTLARK, encoded by the coding sequence ATGCGCGTTTTACTGTTATATCCACTGTTCCCAAAATCCTTCTGGTCTTTTGATAAAGCTATAGAACTGATCGGACGTAAAGTTTCATTTCCGCCTTTAGGAATAATTACAGTTGCAGCAATCTTACCTCAAACGTGGGAGTTCCGTTTGGTAGACCGCAATGTTCGGTTTGAAACTGAATCTGATTGGAACTGGGCAGATTTGGTGATTGTTTCAGGTATGATCGTCCAAAAATCAGATATGCTACAGGTTATCCGCGAAGCAAAACGACGGGGCAAACTGGTGGCAACAGGGGGTCCATACGTCACTTCTGTACCCAAGGACGCGGAGGAGACTGGAGCAGATTTTCTGGTTTTGGATGAAGGCGAGATTACCTTGTCAATGCTAGTTGAAGCCTTAGAAAGGGGTGAAACAAGAGGAGTATTCAGTGCTAATGGAGAAAAACCAGATGTTACTGTTACACCCATTCCAAGATACGACCTGCTGGAGCTAAATGCTTACAGTGATATGTCCGTACAGTTTTCGCGAGGTTGCCCGTTTCAGTGTGAGTTTTGTGACATTATTGTGCTATACGGACGAAAACCTCGTACTAAGGCTCCCTCACAACTTCTAGCTGAGTTGCAGTTTCTCTACAATCTGGGTTGGCGAGGTTCAGTTTTTATAGTGGATGATAACTTTATCGGTAACAAGCGTAATGTCAAACTGCTGCTGCGCGAACTGATTCCTTGGTTGGCAGATCGCGGTTATCCCTTTAAGTTTTCAACTGAAGCATCTGTGGATTTGGCACAAGATTCGGAATTATTAGATTTGATGATTGCTGCCAACTTTGGTAGTGTCTTTGTAGGAATTGAGACACCAGATACCGATAGTTTAACTTTGACGCAAAAATTCCAAAATACGCGTCATTCTCTTGTAGAATCAGTACAAACAATTAATCGAGCAGGTCTGCGAGTGATGGCTGGATTTATTATTGGCTTTGATGGAGAAAAAACAGGGGCGGGCGATCGCATTATTGATTTTGTAGAAGCGACGGCTATTCCTCAAGCAATGTGTAGCATGCTTCAAGCATTGCCCAACACAGCACTTTGGCATCGGCTTCAAAAAGAAGGGCGGTTGCTGAATGAGGACGCTAATATCAACCAAACCACGTTGACTAATTTTATTCCCTCTCGTTCTCTAAAAGAACTGGCTGAAGAGTATATGAGATGTTTTTGGGAACTTTATGAGCCAAAACGCTATTTAGCGCGAGTCTTTCGACACTTTATTGTCATGCAGCCCTCCCCCATTAAAAAGAAATTCCGCATACCTGAATTAAAGTATATCCAGGCATTTCTGATTATTTGTTGGCGACAAGGAATTAAACGCGATACGCGGTTTCAATTCTGGCGTCAGTTGTTCTCCATCATTTGGCACAATCCAGGGGTCTTTGAATCCTATATAGTGAATTGCGCCCACTTGGAGCACTTTACTGAGTACCGCCAAATTGTTCGCAATGAAATTCAAGAACAACTTGATAAATGTTTGAAAACTTCACCACCCTTAACCCTAGCTAGAAAATAG